DNA from Aquaspirillum sp. LM1:
CTTTCGGGATGCTGTTAAAGCCCACCAGCAGTGGGTAGCAAGCTTTGTACACCAGCGGCGAGGCCCCCACCGCCAGGCCCAGCGCCAGGCCAACGGCCACCGCCAGACCAAAGCCGGCCAGAGTGGTAAGCAGGGTTTGCGTGGCGTGCTGCATGATGGCCCCGGCGTACTCGTGGCCGCTGGCCCATACCGCACTGGGGGCGGGCAGCAGGTAGTCGGGCAGTTTGAAACCGATGCAGATCAGCTCCCACAGTACAAACAGCAAGGTGGTCAGCGCCCAGGGCGCGAGCTTGACCAGGGTGGAGGATTTCATGCTCATGAACAAAACATCCTTGTGTGGCGCTCAGTGGCGCTGTTGGCCGATATGCTCGCGCAGGGCGTGCACATGGTGGGCAAAGGCGTCGGTGTAAGTCAGGTCGAGGTCGCGCGGGCGTGGCAGGTCGATGGGCTGGCGCAGCAGCACGCGGCCTGGTCGGGTGCTCATCACATACACGGTGTCGGCCAGAAACACCGCTTCGCGCAGGTCGTGGGTGACCAGAATCACGGTGAAGGGTTTTTCCTGCCACAGGTCGCGCAGCATGCACCACAGCTCTTCGCGGGTGAAGGCGTCCAGCGCGCCAAATGGCTCGTCCAGCATCAACAGGCGCGGCTGGTGAATCAGCGCCCGGCAGATGGACGCACGCTGCTGCATGCCGCCGGACAATTCCCACGGATATTTGTCGGCGTAGCCGTCCAGCCCCACCCGCGCCAGCAGCGCGCGCGCCTGCGCT
Protein-coding regions in this window:
- a CDS encoding ABC transporter ATP-binding protein, translating into MSFVRFEEVSLAYAAGGAPAIEGVNLSIAEGEFVAVVGPSGCGKSTLMKLASGLRPPSNGYVFVDDREVSGPLKIVGMAFQASNLLPWRTTLDNVMLPLEIVEPHRRLLRKQRAEYEAQARALLARVGLDGYADKYPWELSGGMQQRASICRALIHQPRLLMLDEPFGALDAFTREELWCMLRDLWQEKPFTVILVTHDLREAVFLADTVYVMSTRPGRVLLRQPIDLPRPRDLDLTYTDAFAHHVHALREHIGQQRH